In Dama dama isolate Ldn47 chromosome 9, ASM3311817v1, whole genome shotgun sequence, the following proteins share a genomic window:
- the LSM11 gene encoding U7 snRNA-associated Sm-like protein LSm11 — MEERERGARSARTGSPARPPSPRLDVSSDSFDPLLALYAPRLPPIPYPNAPCFNNVAEYESFLRTGLRSGGRGRARGAAAGSAGPAAAAGPSGRTRRRRPDAPAPDPERIQRLRRLMVTKEEGDEAADARRRGPGRSRKAPRNVLTRMPLHEGSPLGELHRCIREGVKVNVHIRTFKGLRGVCTGFLVAFDKFWNMALTDVDETYRKPVLGKAYERDSSLTLTRLFDRLKLQDSSKKETDSKSAVEDSTLSRYSQTSTWKVASVWGRGDTDRSSRRRSRSVPSSLQASAREESRSELSGRTTRTEGSSAGGTFSRATTLSRGQSRKKKRKPKVDYQQVFTRHINQIFIRGENVLLVHLAQ; from the exons ATGGAGGAGCGGGAGCGGGGGGCGAGGTCGGCTCGCACTGGGAGCCCCGCGCGCCCGCCCAGCCCGCGGCTGGATGTCAGCTCTGACAGCTTCGACCCGCTGCTGGCCCTGTATGCGCCCCGCCTGCCTCCCATTCCCTACCCCAACGCTCCCTGCTTCAACAACGTGGCCGAGTACGAGAGCTTCCTCAGGACCGGGTTACGGAGCGGCGGGCGCgggcgggcgcggggcgcggcCGCTGGCTCAGCGGGCCCCGCTGCGGCCGCCGGGCCCTCGGGCAggacccgccgccgccgcccggacGCCCCCGCCCCGGACCCCGAGCGCATCCAGCGCCTCCGCCGCCTCATGGTGACCAAAGAGGAAGGGGACGAGGCCGCCGACGCGCGGCGGCGGGGTCCGGGTCGGAGCAGGAAGGCGCCGCGCAACGTGCTCACGAGAATGCCCT TGCATGAAGGCAGCCCTCTGGGTGAACTCCATCGTTGTATCCGGGAGGGGGTGAAGGTGAATGTTCACATCCGCACTTTCAAGGGACTTCGGGGCGTCTGTACCGGCTTCCTCGTTGCATTTGACAAGTTCTGGAATATG GCACTTACTGATGTGGATGAGACCTACCGAAAACCTGTTCTAGGCAAAGCATATGAACGGGATTCTTCATTGACTCTCACCAGG CTCTTTGATCGACTAAAACTGCAAGATTCCTCcaagaaggaaacagattctaAGTCTGCAGTTGAAGACTCCACTCTCTCCAGATACTCCCAGACATCCACATGGAAGGTGGCCTCGGTGTGGGGAAGAGGAGACACCGACCGGAGTTCACGCAGGCGTTCCCGCTCTGTCCCTTCTTCCCTGCAGGCGTCTGCAAGGGAGGAGTCCAGGTCAGAGCTGTCAGGGAGGACTACACGGACAGAAGGGTCCAGTGCGGGGGGTACCTTTTCCAGGGCTACCACCCTTTCCAGGGGCCAGTCccgtaagaaaaagagaaagcccaAAGTGGATTACCAGCAGGTTTTCACTCGACATATAAATCAAATTTTCATTCGAGGCGAGAACGTCCTTCTGGTTCATCTTGCACAGTGA